The sequence GATGAAACAGCAACATGGCTTCAAGAGGAATTGAAATGCTCTTATTTAGAAGCTGTCGCTGAAACAGGTGAAAATATATTTCATGAAGATGTCTTGCAAGAAGAAGTGAGTGAGCTGTTAAAAAAACGGCTGAAAAAAGCGTACCAATCTATCAGTTTACACGATTGGAAAAATGAACATATTCGTAAAGCGTTGCAATTAGCGATGTTAAAAGGAATGAAGGAATATGTACAGCCTCACCATCAAATGACACCAGATGCAGTATCAGTATTTATCGGTTATTTAGTTGATGAATTTACAAAAACGCATTTTTCACTATCGCTTCTCGATCCTGCCATTGGAACAGGAAATTTAATGACGGCTGTATTAAATCAACTGACGAATAAAAAAGCAAGAAGTTACGGAGCGGATGCAGACGATTTACTATTGAAACTCGCTTATGTGAATGCAAATTTACAACAACATGAAATTCAACTATTCCATCAAGATAGTTTAAAGCCGTTGTTTATTGAGCCGGTTGATGTAGTTGTGTGCGATTTGCCGATCGGATATTATCCAGATGATGAAAATGCCAAGTCATTTCGTTTACATGCGAAAAGTGGCCATTCATACGCTCACTATTTGTTCATTGAACAAAGTATTCGTTATACGAAAGAAGGCGGGTATTTGTTTTTCTTAATTCCAAACATGCTGTTTACATCAGACGAATCAAAAGAATTGCATGCGCTCATCAAAGAAGAAACGTTTATTCAAGGCTTATTGCAGCTTCCGCGTTCGATGTTTAAAAATGAAGCGGCAGCGAAAAGTATTTTTATTTTGCAAAAGAAAGGTACATATGCAAAAGCTCCAAAACAAGCGTTGCTTGCTCAACTTCCTAGCTTTTCAAATAAGCAGGCGATGCAAGCAATGGTGTTGAAGCTCGAACAATGGCTAAAAGAAAATCGTTCATAATCTTCTGAATATAACAAATATTTGAAGAAAACGTTTTCGTCAAGTTTGTGTACTTGAAAAGAGCGACGAACGACCCGTAAAATGAGAGACGTACCGATGAAATTCGCATATTTGCATACAATAATTGTGAACGATGTTAAAGGAGCTGTTTAGTCAAATGCCAAAAGTCATAGCGATTAATGCGGGAAGTTCTTCGTTAAAATTTCAATTGTTTAACATGCCGAGTGAAGAAGTATTAACAAAAGGTGTTGTTGAGCGAATTGGTTTTGAAGATGCGATTTTTAATATTACATTAAATGGTGAAAAAATAAAAGAGGTAACGTCAATTCCGGATCATGCGGTTGCTGTGAAAATGTTGCTCGATAAATTAATTGAGCTTGGCATTATTCAATCGTTCGATGAAATCGAAGGAATTGGTCATCGCGTTGTGCATGGTGGCGAGAAATTTAGCGACTCGGTTTTAATTACAGATGAAACGTTAAAAGAAATTGAAGATTTATCTGATTTAGCGCCATTACACAACCCAGCAAACGTTGTTGGCATTAAAGCGTTCCGTGAAGTGTTGCCGAACGTACCAGCTGTTGCGGTGTTTGATACAGCATTCCATCAGACGATGCCAGAGCAGTCGTTTTTATATAGCTTGCCGTATGAGTATTACGAAAAGTTTGGCATTCGTAAATACGGATTCCATGGCACATCGCATAAATATGTAACACAACGAGCAGCTGAACTATTAGGTCGCCCAATTGAGCAACTTCGTCTCATTTCTTGTCATTTAGGAAATGGAGCGAGCATTGCAGCAGTAGAAGGCGGAAAATCGATTGATACGTCGATGGGCTTTACGCCGCTTGCTGGTGTAGCAATGGGAACACGTTCTGGCAACATCGACCCAGCGTTAATCCCATACATTATGCAAAAGACAGGGAAAACAGCCGAGGAAGTCATTGATATTTTAAATAAAAAGAGCGGTATGCTCGGCTTAACTGGTTTTTCAAGCGATTTACGCGATATTGAAGAAGCAGCTTCAAAAGGCGATCGACGTGCAGAGTTGGCGCTCGAAGTGTTTGCTGGGCGCATTCATAAATACATCGGCTCATACGCAGCGCGCATGTGCGGCGTCGATGCGATTATTTTCACAGCGGGCATTGGAGAAAACAGCGATGTTGTGCGTGCGAAAGTATTACGTGGCCTTGAATTTATGGGCGTTTACTGGGATCCGGCATTAAATAAAGTGCGTGGCAAAGAAGCGTTCATTAGCTATCCACACTCTCCTGTAAAAGTATTAGTCATTCCAACGAATGAAGAAGTGATGATCGCTCGCGACGTCATGCGATTAGCGAACTTAGCGTAAAAAAGGTGTCCGTATGGGCACCTTTTTTATTGATGTATGCGATTTGTAACGGTTTGATTCATTCGATACCAAATCCATAAATCGTTAATCATTGAAGCGAGCGAGGCGATTTCTGAATTGAGCATACATGAGAGAGCAAAATCATTTTCTTCTCCGAGTTGCCTTTGTTTTTCATTAATTTGTTGCTCTAGCTCGATAATTCGATCAGGAATTTTGCCACGAATCGTCTCCCATTCCAATAAAATTTCTGCTTGTTCTTCTTTTGTGTACATGTCCCATTCCTTCTCTAAATGTGGCAGGCGAATCCCAAGGCGTTCATCATATATAAAATGTGTACTCATATTATTCCCCCATCCTTTTTGCTTATTAATTTTTATTTTAATCAAAATAGTTATTGAAAAAAAGAAAAATAGCTGTTACATTATTAATATGCAAAATGAATAAATATTAAATTGCTAGTATTTTTATTCTTTAAGGAGGAACGATCATGGCAAATCCAAAAGTGGTGCTCGCTTATTCAGGAGGTTTAGATACATCGGTAGCGATTAAATGGCTACAAGAACAAGGATATGATGTTGTTGCTTGTTGCTTAGATGTGGGTGAAGGAAAAGACTTAGAATTTGTAAAAGAAAAAGCGCTAAAAGTTGGTGCTGTCAAGTCATACATGATTGACGCAAAAGAAGAGTTTGCGAATGAATATGCGTTAATTGCTTTACAAGCCCATGCGCTGTATGAAGGAAAATATCCGCTCGTCTCTGCGTTGTCCCGTCCGTTAATTTCAAAAAAGCTTGTTGAAATTGCTGAATTGGAAGGAGCGGTTGCTGTTGCGCACGGTTGCACAGGAAAAGGAAATGACCAAGTGCGCTTTGAAGTATCGATTCAAGCATTAAATCCGAATTTAAAAGTCATTGCACCTGTTCGTGAATGGAAATGGTCGCGCGAAGAAGAAATTGAATATGCGAAAAAACATCACATTCCGATTCCAATCGATTTAGATAGTCCATTTTCCATCGATCAAAACTTATGGGGAAGAAGTAACGAGTGCGGCATTTTAGAAGATCCATGGGCAGCGCCGCCAGAAGAGGCGTATGAATTGACAGCTTCACTTGAACATACACCGAATGAACCGGATATTATCGGAATTGGTTTCGAGCAAGGGGTACCAAAAACGATTAATGGAAAGGCGTACTCGCTTGCAGCGCTTATTCTTGAGCTTAATGCGTTAGCTGGAAAGCATGGCGTTGGCCGCATCGACCATGTGGAAAATCGACTTGTGGGCATTAAATCGCGCGAAGTATATGAATGCCCAGGAGCGATAACGCTCATTAAAGCGCATAAAGAGTTAGAAGATTTAACACTTGTGAAAGAAGTCGCTCACTTCAAGCCGATCATTGAGCAAAAAATCGCAGAAGTCATCTATAACGGCCTTTGGTTTTCACCACTAAAAGATGCGCTCGTTGCATTTTTAAAGGAAACACAAAAAAATGTTACAGGCGTTGTACGCGTGAAATTATTTAAGGGCCATGCGATTGTAGAAGGTCGGAAATCTCCGTTTTCGTTATATGATGAAAAATTAGCGACGTATACAGCAGAAGATGAATTCGATCATCAAGCAGCGGTCGGATTTATTTCTTTATTTGGCTTGCCTACGAAAGTATATAGCATCGTCAATAGCCAAAAGAAGGTGAACGTGTGAAAAAGTTATGGGGTGGCCGATTTACGAAAACAGCTGCACAATGGGTCGATGACTTCGGAGCATCGATCCATTTTGATCAACAGCTCGTTGAAGAAGATATCGAAGGAAGCATCGCCCATGTGACGATGCTCGGCGAGTGCGGTATTTTACCGAAAGAAGATGTCGAGACGATTAAAAAAGGATTAACAAAGTTATTAGAGAAAGCGAAAAACGGAGAACTTTCCTTTTCTGTTGCCTATGAAGATATCCATTTAAACATTGACTGTAGTTGAGCAATTTTCGTTACAATAATTACCATTTAAAAAGAGACAAACAGGGTACCCCTTATGCCACGTGGAGCTGTTTTTTCACGGTATCAATGGGAATATTTTGTTTTGCTGCACGGTAAATGAACTCCACGAGGCTATGTCCTTTTCTCTTGCGCAGGAGATCGAGCCCATCCGAAAAATCACTGTTCGACTCGAACATGCTGTACATATACGCAAGTTGCACCAAGATCCAATACCGTTTCACCGCCCGACGCCCGCGAACGCGGTATCCATCGAGTTTCAGCTGGTCTTTCGCTTGACGGAAAAAACATTCGATCGACCAACGTGCAGCATAGTAGCGCAAGATCTCTTCATCGCTTAGCTCGCGATCGGTGCTCAAGACGCAATGAAGATGTTTCGGCGTCATCGGCTGATCGGCTTTCCATGCGAGCAGCACCACGGCATCCTTGAGACCGTTCAGAGCACCTTCGTAGCGATACACCCGATAACGCTCTTTTCCCACCGTGACGAGGCGGGTATCCCGTGGCTCCATAGATTTGGCAAATTCCTTTGCTTGAATGGCCGTCCCTTTTGGATAGAGAATCCGATTCGTCTTCAGCATCGCGATGACGTGGAACCCTTTTTTCAAGCAGGCTCCCACGAGGGTTTTCGATGGATACCAAGAGTCCATGAGCACATAAACGGGGCGACTCACATCCAACGAAGAAAGCATCTCGATCGCGAGTTCCCCTTTGCTTTTCCCCGCCGTCTTGTCGTAGAGGCGAAAGGCAAAAGGAAACGCTTGAGTCATCGTATGAACCATGAGCCAAACGAGAGAATGTCCCCAAATCGATTTTTTCTCTGCGTGAGAATAGTGCCAATCACACCCTTGAATGGCGTGTGTTGCCCGTGACGAGGGCTTCGTTTTTTGGCAAATCGTATCATCGATCGAAACAAAAATGGGTTGATTCTCTCGTTTCGAGCTGCGTTCGACACGATGAAGCACCCACTGTTGGAGTTTGCGAAGCAGCGTCTCTTCCTCCCATGGGCTTTTCGTGAAAAAATGGCTCAGTGTCGTGCGATGGTTCGGATGAAAACTCCCATGATGTAGATCGGTCAGCGTTCCCGAAAAGCCCTTTGTAATCATCGCATCCACGATATGAACGAGATGCTTCATCACAGGTTTCGAGAAATAAAGCGCCAACCCTAACGTTATGAAAAACTTGTGGATTCCTTGATGATGTGCTAATCTATTCATGAGACATGAACCTCCTTGTGGATAGTTGTGGCACATCTATTTTAACCAAGGAATCGGGTTCATGTCTTCTTTTTTGTTTGGTTGTAAATTTATGTTAGTAAATTTGCTCATCTACAGAAAAAATGTTAATCGATGAAATTGGTCCAGTTGGAGGAAAGCTTCATACGGGAAGAAGTCGAAACGACCAAGTCGCGACAGATATGCATTTATATTTGCGAAAACGAGTGATGGAGATTATTGAACTTATTCGTCAATTGCAACGTGTGCTTGTCGAAAAAGCAGAACAACATATCGAAACGCTTATTCCGGGTTACACACACTTGCAACGGGCGCAGCCGATTTCGTTTGCCCATCATCTCATGGCGTACGTATGGATGTTTGAACGGGATCGCGAACGGTTTACAGAGTCGTTAAAGCGCATTAACAAATCACCCCTCGGTGCTGGAGCGCTCGCAGGGACAACGTTTCCGATCGACCGCCATTTAACAGCACAACTTCTCGGTTTTGATAGCATATATGAAAATAGTTTAGATGCGGTAAGTGATCGCGATTTTATTATTGAATTTTTAAGCAATAGCTCTATTTTAATGATGCATTTATCCCGTTTTTGTGAAGAACTTATTCTCTGGTCGAGTGAAGAGTTCAAGTTTATCGAAATGGATGATACGTTTGCGACGGGAAGCAGCATTATGCCGCAAAAGAAAAATCCAGATATGGCTGAGCTCATTCGCGGGAAAACGGGGCGGGTGTATGGTCACCTTATCGCGTTGTTGACCGTTATGAAAGGGTTGCCGCTCGCTTACAATAAAGATATGCAAGAAGATAAAGAAGGAATGTTTGATACTGTTCAGACGGTGATCGGTAGCTTAAAAATTTTTGCGGGTATGATTGAAACGATGACCGTTCGTGTAGATGTGATGGAAAAAGCAACGAAACAAGATTTTTCAAATGCAACGGAACTAGCTGATTATTTAGCGAAAAAAGGTGTGCCGTTTCGCGAGGCGCATGAAATCGTTGGAAAGCTTGTACTGACATGCATTGAACGAGGTGTTTTTTTAGCTGATTTACCGCTCGATGTGTATCAACAAGCTTCCCCTCTATTTGAGGAAGACATTTATGAAGCGCTGAATCCGTATACAGCTGTCAACCGTCGCACGAGCGCAGGAGGAACAGGGTTTACGGAAGTGAAAAAAGCGATTGAGAAAGCAAAACAAATGATAGAGGCATAAAAGCAAACGCTTTTATGCCTCTGTTTGTTCAGGTGTGCGTACGACGAGTACGTCGCATTTCGCATATCTTGTAATATGTTCAGAAACGCTTCCGATGAAAAATCGTTCCACAGCGCTCATTCCTGTGGCGCCACAAACAATTAAATCTACTTCATATTTCGGAGCGACTTCTTTCGAAATTTTTACTTTTGGGGAACCGTACTCAATATCTGTGACGACTTCTTTGACGCCTGCATCAGCAGCTTGTTTTTCGTATGATTGCAACAATTCTTTTGCGAATTTTTCCGCTCGTTCTGCCACTGTTCGATCGTATGCTTCGATCGTCGCGAATGAACGAACGTCGATAATGTGCGAAAGAACGAGTGAAGCATCGTTCCGTTTAGCAATTTCAATTGCTTTTTTAAACGCCCATTCCGCTTCTTTTGAGCCATCGACGGCGACTAAAATCTTTTTGTACTTGTACATAGCCATTCCCCCAATAAAAAAATTTTCCTTCCAAATTCAAGTATATCATTTTTTGTAAAACAAACACTACGTATTGTCGAAAAATTTATGACGAAAGGGGACGAAACGATGCGAGAGAAAGAAAAAAAAGAACAGCTTTATTACGATGAGGAAGGCGTAGCTCAAGTGACTGAACAAATTACAGACGCATACATTAGCGGGGTCATTGAACAAGATGAGGAACAAAAGAGGCGATGATGCCTCTTTTGTTTCTAACAAGCATAATAAGTGTGTTCCTCCGCCTGTTTGTAGTACGATAAACATAGTAAAGCATGGATGGAGGGATGAATGTGAGGCATGCGATTGTAACGGCAGGGGCAAAAGGGCTCGGAAAAAAAGTAACGGAACATTTTTTGGAAAAAGGATGCGCTGTTACCGTCCATTACCGAAGCGACATAAAGGCTGTTGAAGCATTAAAAGAAATGTATCGTGGCTGTCATGAGCGTCTTCATTTTGTCCAAGGCGATGTGACGAAGAAAGAAGATTTAATTCGCATTGTTGATGAAGCTGTTGCCAAATTCGGACGCATCGATTATTTAATTCATAATGCAGGTCCTTACATATTTGAGCGAAAAAAGTTAGCCGATTATACGGATGACGAATGGTATGAAATGATTGAAGGAAATTTAAGTGCGATGTTTCATTTATTTAAGCGAGTTGTACCAATTATGCGAAATCAACGTTTTGGGCGCATTGTGACATACGGTTTTCAAGGAGCAGATCACGCACCAGGATGGATGTACCGTTCAGCATTTAGCGCGGCAAAAGTTGGGCTTGTTTCATTAACAAAAACGATTGCACTTGAAGAAGCGGAGTATGGCATTACAGCGAATATGGTATGTCCGGGGAATATTATTGGAGAAATGAAAGAAGCAACAATTGCATATGCTCGCCAGATGAAAGACGATATAACGCCGATTGGCCGTTCAGGGACGGGAGAGGATATTGCTCGTGTTGTGGAGTTTTTATGTGATGATTTTTCTGATATGATTACAGGAGCAGTCATTGAAGTGACAGGTGGTCTTGATGTCATTCATCGTTATCGAAAATAGGCTGCCATTGTGACAGCCTATATAATTTGTAGTTCTTTTGGATATGTTGTTAAAAGAAGAGGTCCTTTTTCAGTCATATATACATCGTCTTCAATGCGTACGCCACCGACTGATGGGACGTAAATACCGGGCTCAATTGTAAATACCATTCCTGCTTGAAGTGGCATGGTATTTGTTGCGTTCATTGACGGATATTCGTCAACTACCCAACGACTAAAGCTGTGGGCTTGCAACTCCCCAGAAGTGCAAGCGGATGTTATCCTCCTTCCTTCACTTGGGGTTGCATCAGGGCAGGTTGACAACTACCCAACGACGCAGGTCATGCCTGTGTCGTTCCTTCAACGATGTACTCGATTCCTTTTCGTTGAAGGTTCATGGCACCAATTCGGTCATCGTTTGAGGTATATCCGCATGTTCGACAACAAAACGTGTGCGTTTTCTTATTTCGGTTTGCTTTCTCTGTATGTCCGCATTTTGGACATGTTTGGGATGTGTATGTTGGGTCTACCACAATCACTTTGGCTCGGTGTTTGTGTGCTTTGTACTCGATTTTTTGTCTTAAATCATAAAACGCCCAAGATACCATTTCATACCGATGGTTAACGGACACTTTT comes from Anoxybacillus flavithermus and encodes:
- a CDS encoding IS701 family transposase encodes the protein MNRLAHHQGIHKFFITLGLALYFSKPVMKHLVHIVDAMITKGFSGTLTDLHHGSFHPNHRTTLSHFFTKSPWEEETLLRKLQQWVLHRVERSSKRENQPIFVSIDDTICQKTKPSSRATHAIQGCDWHYSHAEKKSIWGHSLVWLMVHTMTQAFPFAFRLYDKTAGKSKGELAIEMLSSLDVSRPVYVLMDSWYPSKTLVGACLKKGFHVIAMLKTNRILYPKGTAIQAKEFAKSMEPRDTRLVTVGKERYRVYRYEGALNGLKDAVVLLAWKADQPMTPKHLHCVLSTDRELSDEEILRYYAARWSIECFFRQAKDQLKLDGYRVRGRRAVKRYWILVQLAYMYSMFESNSDFSDGLDLLRKRKGHSLVEFIYRAAKQNIPIDTVKKQLHVA
- a CDS encoding universal stress protein; the encoded protein is MYKYKKILVAVDGSKEAEWAFKKAIEIAKRNDASLVLSHIIDVRSFATIEAYDRTVAERAEKFAKELLQSYEKQAADAGVKEVVTDIEYGSPKVKISKEVAPKYEVDLIVCGATGMSAVERFFIGSVSEHITRYAKCDVLVVRTPEQTEA
- a CDS encoding argininosuccinate synthase, with the protein product MANPKVVLAYSGGLDTSVAIKWLQEQGYDVVACCLDVGEGKDLEFVKEKALKVGAVKSYMIDAKEEFANEYALIALQAHALYEGKYPLVSALSRPLISKKLVEIAELEGAVAVAHGCTGKGNDQVRFEVSIQALNPNLKVIAPVREWKWSREEEIEYAKKHHIPIPIDLDSPFSIDQNLWGRSNECGILEDPWAAPPEEAYELTASLEHTPNEPDIIGIGFEQGVPKTINGKAYSLAALILELNALAGKHGVGRIDHVENRLVGIKSREVYECPGAITLIKAHKELEDLTLVKEVAHFKPIIEQKIAEVIYNGLWFSPLKDALVAFLKETQKNVTGVVRVKLFKGHAIVEGRKSPFSLYDEKLATYTAEDEFDHQAAVGFISLFGLPTKVYSIVNSQKKVNV
- a CDS encoding acetate kinase, giving the protein MPKVIAINAGSSSLKFQLFNMPSEEVLTKGVVERIGFEDAIFNITLNGEKIKEVTSIPDHAVAVKMLLDKLIELGIIQSFDEIEGIGHRVVHGGEKFSDSVLITDETLKEIEDLSDLAPLHNPANVVGIKAFREVLPNVPAVAVFDTAFHQTMPEQSFLYSLPYEYYEKFGIRKYGFHGTSHKYVTQRAAELLGRPIEQLRLISCHLGNGASIAAVEGGKSIDTSMGFTPLAGVAMGTRSGNIDPALIPYIMQKTGKTAEEVIDILNKKSGMLGLTGFSSDLRDIEEAASKGDRRAELALEVFAGRIHKYIGSYAARMCGVDAIIFTAGIGENSDVVRAKVLRGLEFMGVYWDPALNKVRGKEAFISYPHSPVKVLVIPTNEEVMIARDVMRLANLA
- a CDS encoding class I SAM-dependent methyltransferase, which translates into the protein MEKLFTVIDETATWLQEELKCSYLEAVAETGENIFHEDVLQEEVSELLKKRLKKAYQSISLHDWKNEHIRKALQLAMLKGMKEYVQPHHQMTPDAVSVFIGYLVDEFTKTHFSLSLLDPAIGTGNLMTAVLNQLTNKKARSYGADADDLLLKLAYVNANLQQHEIQLFHQDSLKPLFIEPVDVVVCDLPIGYYPDDENAKSFRLHAKSGHSYAHYLFIEQSIRYTKEGGYLFFLIPNMLFTSDESKELHALIKEETFIQGLLQLPRSMFKNEAAAKSIFILQKKGTYAKAPKQALLAQLPSFSNKQAMQAMVLKLEQWLKENRS
- a CDS encoding SDR family oxidoreductase, translated to MDGGMNVRHAIVTAGAKGLGKKVTEHFLEKGCAVTVHYRSDIKAVEALKEMYRGCHERLHFVQGDVTKKEDLIRIVDEAVAKFGRIDYLIHNAGPYIFERKKLADYTDDEWYEMIEGNLSAMFHLFKRVVPIMRNQRFGRIVTYGFQGADHAPGWMYRSAFSAAKVGLVSLTKTIALEEAEYGITANMVCPGNIIGEMKEATIAYARQMKDDITPIGRSGTGEDIARVVEFLCDDFSDMITGAVIEVTGGLDVIHRYRK